The following are encoded in a window of Mustela nigripes isolate SB6536 chromosome 1, MUSNIG.SB6536, whole genome shotgun sequence genomic DNA:
- the LOC132012568 gene encoding LOW QUALITY PROTEIN: olfactory receptor 10V1-like (The sequence of the model RefSeq protein was modified relative to this genomic sequence to represent the inferred CDS: substituted 1 base at 1 genomic stop codon), with amino-acid sequence MGDENQTTDIQFHFHPFSPILEIQILIFVAFLLMYIGSLLGNATIFLTVWAERSLHTPMYFFLANLAVLEIFYSSTVAPLALVNLLTMGRIPISFTGCGTQMFFFVFLGSADCILLGIMAYDRFVAIRDPLRYTLIMRWQLCAQLAAGALVLGFILALQLTALIFHLPFCGHNRITHFYCDVLPILRLACGDTXMQEAMIFIVSVIILTIPFSLISISYIFIVAAILKIRSAEGRHKAFSTCSSHLTVVLLQYGCCSLIYLRPSSSYNPEMGRVVSVVYTFVTPVLNPLIYSMRNKELKDALNKVTKRHLLC; translated from the coding sequence ATGGGGGATGAAAACCAAACCACAGACATCCAGTTCCACTTTCACCCATTTTCGCCCATCCTGGAGatacaaatacttatttttgtgGCCTTCCTGCTGATGTATATCGGCAGTCTCCTTGGTAATGCCACAATCTTCCTCACTGTCTGGGCAGAGCGTTCACTCCACACTCCCATGTATTTCTTTCTGGCCAACTTGGCAGTTCTGGAGATCTTTTACTCTTCCACTGTGGCTCCTCTCGCTTTGGTCAACCTCCTGACCATGGGGAGAATACCCATCTCTTTCACTGGCTGTGGCACACAGatgttcttctttgtctttctgggCAGTGCTGATTGTATCCTCTTGGGGATCATGGCTTACGATCGGTTTGTAGCCATTCGGGATCCCCTGCGTTACACCCTCATCATGAGATGGCAGCTGTGTGCCCAGCTGGCAGCGGGAGCCCTGGTCCTTGGCTTCATTCTAGCCTTACAACTCACAGCTCTGATTTTCCACCTGCCATTTTGTGGCCACAACAGGATCACACACTTCTATTGTGACGTACTCCCGATCTTGCGGTTGGCCTGTGGAGATACTTGAATGCAAGAAGCCATGATCTTCATTGTCAGTGTTATCATCCTTACCATTCCCTTTTCCCTGATCTCCATCTCCTACATCTTCATTGTGGCTGCCATTTTGAAGATCCGCTCTGCAGAGGGGCGGCACAaggccttctccacctgctctTCTCATTTGACTGTGGTTCTCCTCCAATATGGCTGCTGTAGCCTCATCTATTTACGCCCCAGCTCTAGCTACAATCCAGAAATGGGTCGTGTGGTGTCTGTTGTCTACACCTTTGTCACCCCTGTCTTGAACCCCTTGATCTACAGCATGAGGAACAAGGAGCTGAAAGACGCACTAAATAAGGTAACGAAAAGACATTTGCTGTGCTAG